One genomic window of Diachasmimorpha longicaudata isolate KC_UGA_2023 unplaced genomic scaffold, iyDiaLong2 ctg00000055.1, whole genome shotgun sequence includes the following:
- the LOC135171596 gene encoding uncharacterized protein LOC135171596 has translation MKPQTMLVALLLSLVTTPRRTSGLIGYDCSGSSLNITSYSLLQIAQCSLPLNEPNFTEVNIELMQLNKYGHIQVDECRVQIDRTIHYCGMHSHVSIVHNYRREYYVELDKTECEKLHNSNSLQLSYNVAIDGLVKNVPNSRPITLAGRNSANGACKGTQYSDPFGTWDDVVVNAIIRIYYTSYTTTVELESNKITLHSGAKCNFLQGSCTDSTGIQAFWSTKPQDDCKFGKYTALYRGSAMKIEATDKDPVTYIVSNSDYTFSLEQRARSSTCGYSLIQTEIPKLFIMESFSGNTFPTNKIIDIENIDLIQYVNAKIIYVESHIKNQIKKLYHRIRLSQCEIQRTSLMNSLAIASFAPDMFAFNLMKGPGYHAIATGELVSIIKCTPVPVTLRKTENCFLEIPVFYNNETYFLTGISRMLVRRGTTIDCHSAIPTVFFIDGNWYTFNPDILKAPRPLIFNPTKSVQWEYERIENLATSGIYSADDMEKLRDRLLTKAETAAVVSNMVRAANGDELPAGTISIKHLLNREMLEEMTESAVSRAWDKIKTFGNIVSVVIGVVTLIQMIIGLVNVIIHGYTLHDVFGCSFRILGAICGSLTHFILYKSRQTQHNVFPRDYERQMPDNERITRRKSPEEQFSLPIIKQEPESSQTSVIDPLLMAKARSTVGTHEL, from the coding sequence ATGAAACCCCAAACGATGCTCGTTGCCCTCCTTCTATCTTTGGTCACCACTCCCCGCAGAACTAGCGGTCTCATAGGATACGATTGCAGTGGGTCCTCATTGAATATCACCTCTTACTCTCTTCTCCAAATTGCTCAATGTAGTCTTCCTCTTAACGAACCGAATTTCACCGAAGTCAACATTGAACTCATGCAGTTGAATAAATATGGACATATCCAAGTTGATGAATGTCGAGTCCAAATAGATCGTACCATCCATTATTGTGGAATGCACTCTCACGTTTCTATTGTGCACAATTATCGACGAGAATATTACGTGGAATTGGATAAAACTGAATGTGAAAAGCTCCATAACTCTAATTCACTTCAACTTTCATATAATGTTGCAATAGATGGATTGGTTAAGAATGTCCCCAACAGCAGGCCAATTACTTTAGCGGGCAGAAATTCAGCGAACGGTGCATGTAAAGGAACTCAATACAGTGATCCCTTCGGTACATGGGACGATGTAGTAGTCAATGCAATTATTCGCATCTACTATACGTCTTACACTACTACTGTTGAGCTTGAATCCAATAAAATCACCTTACACTCCGGTGCCAAATGCAATTTTCTGCAAGGATCATGTACCGACTCTACGGGTATTCAAGCGTTTTGGTCAACCAAACCTCAAGATGACTGCAAATTCGGAAAATATACTGCATTGTACCGCGGATCAGCCATGAAAATCGAAGCAACAGATAAAGATCCCGTTACTTACATTGTCTCCAATTCCGATTATACATTTTCACTGGAACAGAGAGCACGCAGTTCCACCTGTGgatattcattaattcagaCAGAAATCCCCAAATTATTCATCATGGAATCTTTTTCGGGAAATACTTTCCctacaaataaaattattgacatCGAAAACATAGATTTGATTCAGTACGTAAatgcaaaaattatatatGTCGAAAGTCATATCAAGAACCAGATAAAGAAACTATATCATCGTATTCGTCTTAGCCAGTGTGAAATTCAGAGAACATCCCTGATGAATTCCTTAGCAATAGCATCTTTTGCACCTGATATGTTTGCTTTCAATCTGATGAAAGGACCTGGCTATCATGCCATTGCAACTGGTGAACTAGTATCCATTATCAAATGCACCCCTGTACCAGTAACGCTCAggaaaactgaaaattgttTCCTAGAGATCCCTGTTTTTTATAATAACGAAACATATTTTTTGACCGGTATATCGAGAATGTTAGTACGTCgaggaacaacaatagattgtCATTCAGCCATTCCAACTGTATTTTTCATCGACGGTAATTGGTACACCTTTAATCCAGATATACTTAAGGCACCAAgaccattaattttcaatccaaCTAAATCAGTTCAATGGGAATATGAGAGAATAGAAAACCTGGCCACTAGTGGTATTTATAGTGCTGATGATATGGAGAAATTACGCGATCGATTACTAACAAAAGCAGAAACTGCAGCCGTAGTAAGCAACATGGTCCGTGCCGCTAATGGAGACGAATTGCCTGCTGgaacaatttcaataaaacacCTTTTGAATAGAGAAATGCTTGAAGAGATGACCGAATCAGCTGTCAGTAGAGCTTGGGATAAAATTAAAACGTTTGGCAATATAGTATCTGTAGTCATTGGAGTGGTTACACTCATTCAAATGATTATTGGCCTCGTCAATGTTATTATACATGGTTACACATTACATGATGTGTTCGGATGTAGTTTCCGTATCCTGGGCGCCATTTGTGGATCTCTCACTCATTTCATCCTTTATAAATCACGACAGACACAGCATAATGTATTCCCTCGAGACTATGAACGTCAGATGCCTGATAATGAACGAATAACTCGTCGAAAGTCTCCTgaagaacaattttcattgccAATAATAAAACAAGAACCAGAGAGCAGTCAAACTAGTGTCATCGACCCTTTATTAATGGCTAAAGCGCGTAGTACAGTAGGAACGCATGAGctttga